In Gammaproteobacteria bacterium (ex Lamellibrachia satsuma), a single genomic region encodes these proteins:
- a CDS encoding HD-GYP domain-containing protein, protein MIKKIDISSLMIGMYVHDLRCNWMKHPFAVNKFEIRNKMQIGAIRNAGIRELYIDTDKGIDTEKHDAAYEVKKQSAEKVLLDSETKLKSTRTKSLADELVYASKVKKEATRVVADIMEDARLGRQIELERVNPVVEGIVSSVMRNEDALLGLTRIRKMGKYTFEHSVSVSVLLTAFAKHLNFPEEDLLQIGIGGLLHDIGKIKTPQNILNKPGKLTDQEFAIMKKHVVYSKEILETVPGISDIILNIATENHERLDGTGYLDGKRGDEISIYGQMAAIVDVYDALTADRVYREGMPPNTALVKLVTWGSSHFNQELLQNFIHCVGIYPIGSVVSLSDARLAVVVESGKKDLLSPKIRIIFDSIKRQFLTPQDVDLSVRQKGEKITIVSAVDPAKWRISPDDYLDHRTF, encoded by the coding sequence ATGATAAAAAAAATCGATATATCCAGTTTGATGATCGGGATGTATGTCCATGATCTTCGCTGTAACTGGATGAAACATCCTTTTGCAGTAAACAAATTCGAAATCAGAAACAAGATGCAGATCGGTGCGATCCGAAATGCAGGAATCCGTGAGCTTTACATCGATACTGACAAAGGGATCGATACAGAAAAGCATGATGCCGCTTATGAGGTGAAAAAACAGTCTGCTGAAAAGGTTCTGTTGGACTCAGAGACTAAGCTGAAATCGACCCGGACCAAGAGTCTGGCTGATGAGCTGGTATATGCGTCCAAGGTGAAAAAGGAGGCGACCAGGGTCGTCGCAGATATAATGGAAGACGCGCGGCTGGGGCGTCAGATTGAGCTGGAGCGGGTCAATCCGGTGGTTGAGGGGATAGTCTCCTCTGTCATGAGGAATGAAGATGCGCTACTCGGTCTCACCCGAATCCGGAAGATGGGTAAATACACATTCGAACACTCAGTCAGTGTGTCCGTCCTGTTGACCGCTTTCGCCAAGCATCTCAACTTTCCTGAAGAGGATCTACTGCAGATCGGAATTGGGGGACTGCTTCATGATATTGGTAAGATAAAGACACCACAGAACATCCTTAATAAACCCGGCAAACTGACCGATCAGGAGTTTGCCATCATGAAAAAGCATGTGGTCTACAGCAAGGAGATTCTGGAGACTGTGCCTGGTATTTCCGATATTATTCTGAATATTGCCACAGAGAATCATGAACGTCTGGACGGGACTGGATATCTGGATGGGAAGCGTGGTGATGAGATTTCGATTTATGGGCAGATGGCGGCAATCGTCGATGTCTATGATGCCCTCACGGCTGACCGGGTGTACCGTGAAGGAATGCCCCCCAATACCGCACTGGTAAAACTGGTTACTTGGGGCAGTTCGCACTTCAACCAGGAGCTGCTTCAGAACTTCATCCACTGTGTAGGGATTTATCCCATCGGTTCTGTGGTTTCTCTCTCGGATGCACGGCTTGCCGTGGTTGTGGAATCGGGCAAGAAAGATCTTTTGTCCCCAAAAATCAGGATCATTTTTGACTCTATAAAACGTCAGTTCCTCACTCCCCAGGACGTAGATCTCTCAGTCAGGCAAAAGGGGGAGAAGATCACGATTGTTAGTGCTGTGGATCCTGCTAAATGGAGGATCTCTCCTGACGATTACTTGGATCACAGGACGTTTTAG
- a CDS encoding bacteriohemerythrin, whose protein sequence is MDFIEWSESMSVGNPSIDQDHKIIVKLINQLHQHAGVVEDRKALGSALNTLIDYTLYHFSREERVMKACRYPLFEDHKRRHEKLIEQVVDIARRFSEKKEDIVKDEFLDFLKNWLINHILKQDMGFSPYAENNPEVLGITETLRTDSKQLEMLGADDLIPKSVNWNETAILIVSKSRNFRNIIACILEIADVRGIQQYSHADDAMQSLESRQPNLIVYGWKQDDQEAIPFIEKLREIKGSSFAGIPVLLISAREERVAMESGLVAGATHCIEEPIGIQTFFEAAVKAINQ, encoded by the coding sequence GTGGATTTTATCGAATGGTCGGAGTCTATGAGCGTCGGCAATCCTTCGATCGATCAGGATCATAAAATCATTGTCAAACTGATCAATCAACTTCATCAGCATGCCGGCGTAGTGGAGGATAGGAAGGCCCTTGGTAGTGCCCTTAACACGTTGATTGATTACACCCTTTATCATTTTTCCCGCGAAGAACGGGTAATGAAGGCATGCAGATACCCTTTATTCGAGGATCACAAACGGCGACATGAAAAACTCATCGAGCAGGTTGTTGATATCGCGCGCCGTTTTTCCGAGAAAAAAGAAGATATCGTTAAAGACGAATTCCTGGACTTCCTGAAAAACTGGCTCATTAATCACATCCTGAAACAAGACATGGGATTTAGTCCGTATGCGGAAAATAACCCCGAGGTTCTTGGTATAACTGAAACCCTACGAACAGATTCAAAACAGCTAGAAATGCTGGGCGCCGATGATTTGATTCCGAAGTCCGTCAACTGGAATGAGACCGCAATTCTGATTGTCAGTAAGAGCCGAAATTTTAGAAACATCATCGCCTGCATCCTTGAAATTGCAGATGTTAGGGGAATTCAGCAATATTCTCATGCAGATGATGCAATGCAGTCACTCGAAAGCCGCCAGCCTAACCTCATTGTTTATGGTTGGAAACAAGATGACCAGGAAGCAATACCATTTATAGAAAAATTACGTGAAATCAAGGGTAGTTCATTTGCAGGTATCCCTGTGTTGCTGATTTCAGCGCGGGAGGAGCGTGTAGCAATGGAGTCGGGACTGGTCGCTGGAGCGACTCATTGCATAGAGGAACCGATTGGCATTCAAACCTTTTTCGAAGCAGCTGTTAAAGCCATCAATCAATAG
- a CDS encoding response regulator, protein MPKDSTKEQLNIALKLFFPAVVVILLLALGVFFSQAQVSIVELNTSAKSNVRLAAEFFREELGDVISDLRILSKDQDLDDALEMKMPEARISLSNKLLVFALEKKVFDQIRILDIDGREVVRVNYNDGAPISVSKAQLQDKSGRYYFKKAVAKGQGQHFISQFDLNMEKGAIERPYKPTLRVSAPVFSPSGSKIGVLVMNYRGHYLLKTIREMIPATSSGFPLLLDHNGHYLIGPTEEAEWGFMFGKEAAFPAGFFKVFKYIVSTSNGQIESDQYLFTFSNVTVGDNHLTIASQINLASVYSAIFKSHIESIVIIVLLILVSAFASWGVAGSRLARKGWNITKNKLADFKETASDWLWETDSQLRFTDISLRMKDITGINPNDYIGKEIYELISPDSDQPGIDALLENIETRQPIKKVLCKIENFLGQALQFNVTAKPYFTDGVFSGYRGTSQDVTNYRRLSQELQDRVVAAEFAERDADIYAQKLAEAQRISHTGNWSHDLITGKLYWSEEVFRIFGVDPEAFDLEYELYLGLVHPDDRDYVVEQHENSKKKGVLHIFEYRIVRRFGDDDVRWVQERCEYHRSNSGEIIRSEGTVQDITERKVAEQTLAEAKEAAESANRSKSDFLANMSHEIRTPMNGIIGMTHLALQTELDDKQKNYIGKAHRSAENLLGILNDILDFSKIEAGKLNFEEVDFNLKDIIDNFVSLLRFKAEEKSIRLSVRIGRDVPMALNGDPLRLSQVLINLGSNAVKFGDAGDSVSLIVALKEESDHEVVLQFAIEDTGIGMSQDQMEGLFQPFGQADSSTTRKYGGTGLGLIISKKIVQLMNGEIAVESEQDAGSTFRFTVSLKTQQSESSQNRALGNQTEMDVDQAIVRMRGARILLVEDNEINREIVLDILAMSGMTVEMAFDGQEALEFLAKKDFDGVLMDCQMPVMDGYEATRQIREQKKFKDLPIIALTANAMKGDREKVLAVGMNDHIAKPVSPDLMFITMAKWINARKQPV, encoded by the coding sequence ATGCCGAAGGACTCAACAAAAGAACAGCTAAATATAGCCCTGAAGCTATTTTTCCCTGCTGTGGTTGTGATTTTGTTGCTGGCACTTGGTGTTTTCTTTAGCCAGGCACAAGTATCTATTGTTGAATTGAATACTTCCGCAAAAAGCAATGTCAGACTGGCGGCGGAGTTTTTCAGAGAAGAACTTGGGGATGTGATCAGCGATCTTCGCATTCTATCCAAGGATCAGGATCTAGACGACGCCTTGGAAATGAAGATGCCTGAAGCCAGGATAAGTCTGTCAAATAAACTCCTGGTTTTCGCACTGGAAAAAAAGGTTTTCGATCAGATCCGTATACTGGATATAGATGGCAGGGAGGTTGTTCGCGTCAATTACAATGACGGCGCACCCATCAGTGTTTCCAAAGCGCAACTCCAGGATAAATCTGGCCGTTACTACTTCAAGAAGGCAGTGGCCAAGGGACAGGGTCAGCACTTCATTTCACAATTTGACCTAAATATGGAAAAAGGCGCAATAGAGCGACCTTATAAACCGACTTTGCGAGTGTCTGCTCCTGTGTTTTCCCCTTCCGGCAGCAAGATTGGCGTATTGGTGATGAATTATCGCGGTCACTATCTGCTGAAGACAATCCGCGAAATGATACCTGCCACATCATCTGGATTTCCACTACTTCTTGACCACAACGGCCACTATTTAATCGGCCCCACAGAAGAGGCGGAATGGGGTTTTATGTTCGGTAAAGAAGCTGCGTTCCCTGCAGGATTTTTCAAGGTGTTTAAGTACATTGTCTCGACTTCAAATGGTCAAATAGAGAGTGATCAGTATCTGTTTACCTTCAGTAATGTGACTGTCGGTGATAATCATTTAACAATCGCTTCTCAAATAAACCTGGCATCAGTCTACAGTGCAATTTTCAAGAGTCATATCGAAAGCATTGTCATTATCGTTTTGTTGATTCTTGTATCGGCGTTTGCCTCATGGGGAGTTGCCGGTAGCAGGCTTGCCCGGAAAGGTTGGAATATAACAAAAAACAAACTTGCCGATTTCAAGGAAACTGCATCCGATTGGTTGTGGGAAACGGATTCACAATTGCGTTTCACTGACATCTCTTTGCGGATGAAAGATATAACCGGTATTAATCCAAATGACTATATCGGCAAAGAGATTTATGAGTTGATTTCACCTGACTCCGATCAACCTGGCATCGATGCCCTCCTTGAAAATATTGAAACCCGACAACCCATCAAAAAGGTTCTGTGCAAGATAGAGAATTTCCTCGGTCAGGCCCTTCAATTCAATGTGACGGCAAAGCCATATTTCACGGATGGTGTTTTTTCAGGCTATCGCGGAACAAGTCAGGACGTTACCAATTACAGGCGGCTAAGTCAGGAACTGCAAGATCGCGTTGTGGCAGCTGAATTCGCAGAGAGGGATGCCGACATATATGCGCAGAAATTGGCTGAGGCACAGCGCATATCCCATACTGGAAACTGGAGTCATGATTTAATTACCGGCAAACTGTATTGGTCGGAAGAGGTTTTCCGTATTTTTGGTGTTGATCCTGAGGCGTTCGATTTGGAGTATGAGCTGTATCTGGGGCTTGTTCATCCTGATGATCGCGATTATGTAGTGGAACAGCACGAGAACTCTAAGAAAAAAGGTGTCCTTCATATCTTTGAATACAGGATTGTCCGGAGGTTTGGAGATGATGATGTTCGGTGGGTCCAGGAAAGGTGCGAATATCACCGTAGCAACTCAGGCGAGATCATTCGGTCTGAAGGCACTGTTCAGGACATCACTGAACGCAAGGTGGCTGAGCAGACGCTGGCTGAAGCAAAAGAGGCCGCTGAATCAGCTAATCGCTCGAAAAGTGACTTCTTGGCCAACATGAGCCACGAAATCCGCACACCGATGAATGGCATCATCGGCATGACACATCTCGCATTGCAAACTGAGCTGGACGACAAGCAAAAAAATTATATAGGCAAGGCTCATCGCTCAGCTGAAAACCTGCTTGGGATCCTAAACGACATCCTTGATTTTTCCAAGATCGAGGCAGGTAAACTAAATTTTGAAGAAGTCGATTTTAATCTCAAGGATATCATCGACAATTTTGTTAGCCTGCTACGGTTCAAGGCCGAGGAAAAGAGTATTCGGCTTTCGGTCAGAATTGGACGGGATGTTCCTATGGCACTGAATGGTGACCCCTTACGTCTAAGCCAGGTTCTTATCAATTTGGGGAGTAATGCAGTGAAGTTCGGCGATGCTGGCGATAGTGTTTCGTTGATTGTTGCCTTGAAAGAAGAGAGTGATCATGAAGTCGTATTACAGTTTGCTATAGAGGACACTGGCATCGGCATGTCCCAGGATCAGATGGAAGGACTGTTTCAACCCTTTGGCCAGGCTGACAGCTCGACAACCCGTAAGTATGGGGGGACTGGCCTCGGTTTAATCATTTCCAAGAAGATCGTCCAGTTGATGAATGGTGAAATAGCGGTGGAAAGTGAACAAGACGCCGGCAGCACCTTCAGATTCACAGTTAGCCTGAAGACTCAACAGAGTGAGTCTTCGCAAAACAGGGCATTGGGGAATCAAACTGAGATGGATGTCGATCAGGCTATTGTACGTATGCGTGGTGCCAGGATTCTGTTGGTTGAGGACAATGAAATAAACCGGGAAATCGTGCTGGATATCCTCGCCATGAGTGGGATGACAGTTGAAATGGCGTTCGATGGACAGGAAGCGCTGGAGTTCCTGGCCAAGAAGGACTTCGATGGTGTTCTAATGGATTGCCAGATGCCGGTCATGGATGGCTATGAAGCGACCCGCCAAATACGAGAGCAGAAGAAATTCAAGGATTTGCCTATTATTGCGTTGACGGCCAATGCGATGAAAGGGGACAGGGAGAAGGTCTTGGCGGTTGGCATGAATGACCATATTGCCAAGCCGGTCAGCCCTGATTTGATGTTTATTACGATGGCAAAATGGATAAACGCCAGAAAACAGCCTGTATGA
- a CDS encoding PAS domain-containing protein, with translation MIAEKSSLENLMQVTHETEIPLNWSSLLGLRWMLPVVLAILLIIVSFHNYLLFHTLVELVGILVAVIASVVIWQTFSYSRNYYLMYLGCGYLWVAALFVAHTLVYKGMSIYPDLGANPPAQFWIASRYLQTLILVTAPFFLDRPFSRNLAISLYGFTAAVFIALVASGHFPDAFIDGQGLTLFKVVSEYLTITMLLIAIAYLWKRRALLDQHVLVLMTASIIMAICSGFSYTFYVSVYGLSNLVGHIFQFFSFWLFFEAVVRSTLKEPIRVLSQNLHREVEERMRMAEALKEALASQNAILSAIPDLLFELDEEGRYLNIWVQNPNELVASKELLLGRTVSEMLPADAAAQGMAALMEAKEKGHSYGRQIQLVTPEGEQCFELSVSLKDKGSSPQRFIALSHNITKRKQAEVEKAQLIHDMGERMKELKCMFGIAEIVRKYNKLDAVLCHAVKVIPPGWHYPEYTKGRIVLDEREFVERPFELTDWKQSSNLVIGNKCRGSVEVYYTKKFPAFDEGPFLKQERNLIEGIAKTLGEAIGHIEAEEALETHQQMLEKTIIERTYDLRKAKEQAEIASQIKSQFLVNMSHEIRTPMNAIMGMSQLALKTELNPKQRNYIEQSLGATNNLLDIVNDILDFSDIESGMLVVEATSFRISDVMDNLSQLIALKAEEKGLELLIDVAPGVPEILVGDPMRLGKVLLNLGDNAAKFSKMGGRIEISVEIEEESVTTALLHFSVHDTGIGIKPELRANLFQTFTQIDGTSTREYGGIGLGLSLAKKLTEIMGGMIWVESELGVGSTFHFTALLRK, from the coding sequence TTGATAGCAGAAAAATCTAGCCTTGAGAATTTGATGCAAGTTACCCATGAAACTGAAATCCCTTTGAACTGGAGTTCACTATTGGGACTCCGTTGGATGTTGCCCGTTGTTCTGGCCATCTTGCTGATCATTGTCAGCTTCCACAACTATCTATTGTTTCATACCCTGGTGGAATTGGTAGGTATCCTGGTTGCCGTCATTGCCTCTGTGGTGATATGGCAGACCTTCTCCTATTCACGTAATTACTACCTGATGTATCTGGGGTGTGGGTATCTGTGGGTTGCTGCACTGTTCGTTGCACACACCTTAGTCTACAAGGGAATGTCCATCTATCCCGATTTGGGAGCCAACCCGCCCGCACAATTCTGGATTGCGAGTCGATATCTTCAGACGCTGATATTGGTCACTGCGCCGTTTTTTCTGGATAGGCCCTTCAGCCGAAACCTGGCAATCTCCCTGTATGGCTTCACAGCGGCCGTTTTCATCGCCCTGGTCGCATCGGGACACTTCCCTGACGCCTTTATCGATGGGCAGGGTCTTACTTTATTCAAGGTCGTCAGCGAATACTTGACCATCACCATGTTGCTCATTGCGATTGCCTATCTATGGAAGCGTCGGGCGTTGCTGGACCAGCATGTTCTCGTCCTTATGACGGCCTCCATCATCATGGCCATCTGTTCAGGCTTCTCCTATACCTTCTACGTGAGCGTGTATGGCCTCTCAAATCTGGTGGGGCATATTTTTCAGTTCTTCTCCTTTTGGCTCTTCTTCGAGGCTGTTGTTCGCTCCACACTCAAAGAACCTATTCGGGTGTTGAGCCAGAATCTGCATAGAGAGGTCGAAGAGCGCATGCGTATGGCAGAGGCACTCAAGGAGGCGTTGGCTTCGCAAAACGCTATTCTTTCTGCCATTCCTGATCTGTTATTTGAGTTGGATGAGGAGGGGCGGTATCTCAATATATGGGTACAGAACCCAAATGAATTGGTGGCCAGCAAAGAGCTGCTTCTAGGCCGCACGGTGTCTGAAATGCTGCCTGCCGATGCTGCAGCCCAAGGGATGGCGGCACTGATGGAGGCCAAAGAAAAAGGGCACTCTTACGGTCGACAGATTCAACTTGTCACCCCGGAGGGAGAGCAATGCTTCGAACTGTCAGTCAGCCTGAAGGACAAGGGTTCTTCGCCTCAAAGGTTTATTGCTCTGTCTCACAACATCACCAAACGCAAGCAGGCGGAGGTTGAAAAAGCTCAGCTCATTCATGATATGGGTGAAAGAATGAAAGAGCTTAAGTGTATGTTTGGAATTGCTGAAATTGTTCGCAAATACAATAAATTAGATGCGGTTCTTTGTCATGCTGTCAAAGTCATCCCGCCGGGCTGGCATTATCCTGAATACACAAAGGGTAGAATTGTTCTTGATGAAAGAGAGTTTGTTGAAAGGCCGTTTGAACTGACTGACTGGAAACAGTCCAGCAACCTTGTTATCGGTAACAAGTGCAGAGGATCTGTTGAAGTTTATTACACCAAAAAATTTCCAGCATTTGATGAAGGCCCTTTTCTTAAACAGGAACGCAATCTTATCGAAGGTATCGCAAAGACCTTAGGTGAAGCCATTGGGCATATTGAGGCAGAAGAGGCCCTGGAGACGCACCAGCAGATGCTTGAGAAGACTATCATTGAGCGTACCTATGATCTACGAAAAGCCAAAGAACAAGCCGAAATTGCCAGTCAAATCAAGTCCCAGTTTTTAGTCAATATGTCCCACGAAATTCGCACGCCGATGAACGCCATCATGGGCATGTCGCAATTGGCATTGAAAACAGAGCTTAATCCTAAACAGCGCAACTACATCGAACAGTCGCTCGGTGCCACTAATAATCTGCTTGACATCGTCAATGACATCTTGGATTTTTCTGATATCGAGTCGGGTATGCTGGTGGTGGAGGCAACAAGTTTTCGCATCAGTGATGTCATGGATAACTTATCCCAGTTGATTGCTCTCAAAGCCGAGGAGAAGGGATTGGAGTTGCTGATCGACGTTGCCCCTGGTGTTCCCGAAATCTTGGTTGGTGATCCAATGCGTCTAGGCAAAGTTCTTCTCAACCTGGGAGATAACGCAGCGAAATTTTCCAAGATGGGTGGAAGGATTGAGATCAGCGTTGAGATCGAGGAAGAGAGCGTGACTACTGCTTTACTGCATTTTTCAGTGCATGATACTGGCATCGGCATCAAGCCAGAGCTAAGGGCTAACCTGTTTCAGACATTCACCCAAATTGACGGCACCAGCACTCGTGAGTACGGCGGTATAGGTCTGGGGTTGTCGCTCGCCAAGAAACTCACCGAGATAATGGGTGGCATGATTTGGGTGGAGAGCGAATTAGGCGTCGGCAGCACTTTTCATTTTACTGCACTACTGAGAAAATAA
- a CDS encoding Na+/H+ antiporter subunit E, with translation MHTDDQRRRLEFLPRDPVMIHLRTGCFRAVLFALLWWILTDGATDSWLVGVPVVLFATLASVALLPPFSWSLVGIARFVPFFFWRSLYGGADVARRALHPRLPISPDMYEHRWRLPPGLPRVFMANAVSLLPGTLSAGLDEEYLRIHVLYETSTFAQDLSMLEKQVAGVFGLALV, from the coding sequence ATGCACACAGATGATCAAAGACGGCGTTTAGAGTTTTTGCCTCGCGACCCGGTGATGATTCATTTGCGGACCGGGTGTTTTCGAGCCGTTTTGTTTGCCCTGCTGTGGTGGATACTCACTGATGGTGCAACGGATTCATGGTTGGTTGGCGTGCCGGTGGTACTGTTTGCGACCTTGGCCAGCGTGGCGCTACTGCCTCCTTTTTCCTGGTCCTTGGTCGGGATCGCTCGTTTTGTCCCATTCTTTTTCTGGCGCTCCCTATACGGAGGCGCGGATGTAGCCAGGCGAGCATTGCATCCCCGACTACCGATCTCGCCGGATATGTATGAGCATCGATGGCGGTTGCCGCCGGGCCTGCCGCGGGTGTTTATGGCGAATGCCGTGAGTTTGTTGCCGGGCACCTTGAGTGCCGGGCTGGATGAAGAATACCTGCGTATCCATGTGCTCTACGAGACCAGTACCTTTGCCCAGGATTTGAGCATGTTGGAAAAGCAGGTGGCCGGCGTGTTTGGACTTGCGTTGGTGTGA
- a CDS encoding pH regulation protein F — protein MDTLYMGMALFLLLTLVAGLWRVLRGPTAADRMLAAQLFGTTAVACVLLLAQAFDHPPLRDVALVFALLAAVTAVAFVRRAWAVREDGDAGD, from the coding sequence ATGGATACACTATACATGGGTATGGCACTGTTCCTCCTGTTGACGCTGGTGGCGGGGCTGTGGCGTGTTCTGCGCGGTCCGACAGCGGCAGACCGCATGCTTGCGGCGCAGTTGTTCGGCACTACTGCAGTAGCCTGTGTGCTGCTGTTGGCGCAGGCGTTTGATCACCCGCCGCTGCGTGATGTGGCACTGGTGTTTGCACTGCTGGCGGCGGTAACCGCCGTTGCTTTCGTGCGGCGCGCCTGGGCGGTCCGTGAAGATGGCGATGCGGGTGACTGA
- a CDS encoding monovalent cation/H(+) antiporter subunit G: MRVTEYLTMFLLLSGAVFFLAGTVGLLRFPDVYTRLHALTKADNVGLGLVVAGLALQAESWAVVGKLLLIWLLVLLASASVAHLVAAAARLRGIKLWKQ, translated from the coding sequence ATGCGGGTGACTGAGTACCTCACTATGTTTCTGTTGCTTTCCGGGGCGGTGTTCTTTTTGGCGGGTACCGTCGGTCTATTGCGCTTTCCTGATGTCTATACCCGCCTGCATGCATTGACCAAGGCCGACAACGTTGGTCTGGGATTGGTGGTGGCCGGGCTCGCCTTGCAGGCTGAGTCCTGGGCTGTGGTGGGCAAGTTGCTGCTGATCTGGTTATTGGTGTTGCTTGCCAGCGCCAGTGTTGCCCATCTGGTGGCTGCAGCGGCGCGTCTAAGAGGCATCAAGCTGTGGAAGCAGTGA
- a CDS encoding Na+/H+ antiporter subunit C: protein MNHVFPYALVGVGLFTLGLYTLIVCAHLLRKILAINVMGSGVFLVLVALGGRTPGAIPDPVPHAMVITGIVVAVSATALALALMLRVRAVTGRARIPEERLE from the coding sequence GTGAATCATGTTTTCCCCTATGCGCTGGTCGGGGTGGGGCTGTTTACCCTGGGTCTGTATACCTTGATCGTGTGCGCGCATTTGCTGCGCAAGATCCTGGCCATCAATGTGATGGGCAGTGGGGTGTTCCTGGTACTGGTGGCTTTAGGCGGGCGTACACCGGGGGCGATACCGGACCCGGTGCCTCACGCCATGGTGATTACCGGCATCGTGGTTGCTGTCTCCGCCACAGCCCTGGCGCTTGCATTGATGCTGCGGGTGCGAGCGGTGACCGGTCGGGCCCGGATCCCTGAAGAGCGGTTGGAATAG
- a CDS encoding oxidoreductase — MAILLPLVGALVCFLWPRRSVPLGLVTAIGVATCVAGLGWQVVVLGTQRYAVGGWGAPLGIDLYADGLSLLMLMVTAGVGLGISAYSTGYFERKSSALFWPLWLFLWAALNALFLSADIFNLYVTLELLGLAAVALVALAGGADALTSAMRYLLVSLLGSLFYLLGVALLYHSFGSVDIAILAQRMEPSPTVWAAVGLMSAGLLLKTALFPLHFWLPPAHASAPAPVSALLSALVVKASFYILLRLWLEVFPLGNVAFGQLLGLLGAAAVLWGGIQALRQTRLKLLIAYSTVAQLGYFFLAFPLETGTAWKGSLYLLLSHALAKAAMFMAAGNIMRFGEHDRIADLDRVAHRLPLTVTAFALAGISIIGLPPSGGFIGKWLLLDAALRAGQWWWVVILILGGLLAAAYIFKVIGYAFTQAGVLHETRAVSTIMELVALALALGAILLGLCAPWPLALMEIGLPFGRESAG; from the coding sequence ATGGCCATTTTACTGCCGCTGGTCGGAGCTTTGGTCTGTTTTTTATGGCCGCGGCGCAGCGTCCCGCTGGGCCTGGTTACCGCGATCGGTGTGGCCACCTGCGTGGCTGGACTGGGCTGGCAAGTGGTGGTGCTGGGGACGCAACGCTACGCGGTCGGTGGCTGGGGCGCGCCATTAGGTATTGATCTGTACGCTGATGGTCTGAGTCTGCTGATGTTGATGGTAACAGCGGGGGTAGGGCTGGGCATCAGCGCCTATTCCACCGGCTATTTCGAACGCAAATCATCCGCTCTCTTTTGGCCGCTTTGGTTGTTCCTGTGGGCCGCGCTGAATGCCCTGTTTCTGTCCGCAGACATCTTCAATCTATACGTCACACTGGAATTGCTGGGATTGGCGGCGGTGGCGCTGGTGGCATTGGCCGGTGGTGCGGATGCCTTAACCTCGGCCATGCGGTACCTGCTGGTCAGTCTGCTGGGATCGTTGTTCTACCTGTTGGGCGTTGCGTTGCTCTATCACAGTTTTGGCAGCGTCGACATCGCGATACTGGCGCAACGGATGGAACCGTCGCCCACAGTGTGGGCAGCCGTGGGACTGATGAGTGCAGGCCTGTTGCTGAAGACTGCGCTATTTCCGCTGCACTTCTGGTTGCCGCCAGCCCACGCCAGTGCGCCGGCGCCGGTGAGCGCGCTTTTGTCGGCACTGGTTGTGAAGGCATCATTTTATATTCTGCTGCGGCTGTGGCTGGAGGTCTTTCCGCTGGGCAATGTGGCATTCGGACAACTGTTGGGTCTGCTCGGCGCGGCCGCTGTCCTCTGGGGTGGGATTCAGGCGCTGCGCCAGACCCGGCTTAAACTACTGATCGCCTATTCCACCGTTGCGCAACTGGGCTATTTTTTTCTGGCTTTTCCGCTGGAAACCGGTACCGCCTGGAAGGGGAGTCTTTATCTGTTGCTATCCCACGCTCTGGCCAAGGCGGCCATGTTCATGGCGGCCGGTAACATCATGCGTTTCGGTGAGCATGACCGTATCGCAGATCTCGATCGAGTGGCGCATCGCCTGCCCCTGACTGTGACTGCGTTTGCGTTAGCAGGCATCAGCATCATAGGTCTGCCGCCCAGTGGCGGATTTATCGGCAAGTGGTTGTTGCTTGATGCCGCGCTGCGCGCCGGTCAATGGTGGTGGGTGGTCATCCTGATCCTTGGCGGGCTGCTGGCTGCCGCCTATATCTTTAAAGTGATCGGCTATGCGTTTACCCAGGCCGGGGTGCTCCACGAAACGAGGGCGGTGTCCACTATCATGGAGTTGGTCGCGCTGGCGCTGGCGCTGGGGGCAATCCTGTTGGGTCTGTGCGCGCCTTGGCCGCTGGCGCTGATGGAGATCGGTTTGCCGTTTGGTAGGGAGAGCGCCGGATGA